A region from the Aegilops tauschii subsp. strangulata cultivar AL8/78 chromosome 5, Aet v6.0, whole genome shotgun sequence genome encodes:
- the LOC109774701 gene encoding uncharacterized protein isoform X2, whose translation MTDRGDGPIGSLPEHLLVEILTRLPTHEWVQISCVSKHWASMFRGEYLWQTAIARKWPSAGFRKRWPGPIPRGSARRRFQALYVSENLVPSGGEIDELVGHTYLYLKEQLERVAVPPSSILHGTIIDQFIACGRTGEKAHELASNIWIAVIDNLEENQQTFMLLKHLAQEGDFFLPFPYSRSYKVLWRVFDKLFTDFRDCFNGADYHEALAGAKSRFQPVPSSWLGH comes from the exons ATGACGGACAGAGGTGATGGACCAATTGGTAGTCTCCCTGAACATCTCCTTGTAGAAATATTGACTCGGTTACCAACCCATGAGTGGGTTCAAATATCATGTGTCAGCAAGCATTGGGCAAGCATGTTCCGAGGAGAATACTTGTGGCAAACCGCTATTGCAAGGAAATGGCCATCAGCTGGTTTCCGGAAACGCTGGCCTGGGCCAATTCCCAGAGGCTCTGCTAGGAG AAGATTCCAAGCACTTTATGTCAGCGAGAACCTTGTACCATCTGGTGGGGAGATTGACGAGCTTGTTGGTCACACATATCTCTATCTAAAAGAACAACTTGAGCGTGTTGCCGTTCCTCCATCCAGCATACTTCATGGCACCATCATTG ATCAGTTCATTGCTTGTGGTAGGACAGGAGAAAAGGCCCATGAACTTGCTTCAAATATATGGATTGCAGTCATTGACAATTTGGAAGAAAACCAGCAGACATTCATGCTGTTAAAACACCTAGCGCAAGAAGGAGAT TTTTTCCTTCCATTTCCATATTCGAGGTCGTATAAAGTACTGTGGAGGGTGTTTGACAAGCTGTTCACCGACTTCCGTGACTGTTTCAACGGGGCAGATTACCATGAGGCGCTAGCAGGTGCCAAGTCTAGGTTTCAGCCAGTACCTTCTTCATGGCTTGGACATTAG
- the LOC109774701 gene encoding uncharacterized protein isoform X1, with product METPNTCSFCSLFDSLMTDRGDGPIGSLPEHLLVEILTRLPTHEWVQISCVSKHWASMFRGEYLWQTAIARKWPSAGFRKRWPGPIPRGSARRRFQALYVSENLVPSGGEIDELVGHTYLYLKEQLERVAVPPSSILHGTIIDQFIACGRTGEKAHELASNIWIAVIDNLEENQQTFMLLKHLAQEGDFFLPFPYSRSYKVLWRVFDKLFTDFRDCFNGADYHEALAGAKSRFQPVPSSWLGH from the exons ATGGAAACACCAAACACTTGTTCTTTTTGTTCTCTGTTTGATAGCCTTATGACGGACAGAGGTGATGGACCAATTGGTAGTCTCCCTGAACATCTCCTTGTAGAAATATTGACTCGGTTACCAACCCATGAGTGGGTTCAAATATCATGTGTCAGCAAGCATTGGGCAAGCATGTTCCGAGGAGAATACTTGTGGCAAACCGCTATTGCAAGGAAATGGCCATCAGCTGGTTTCCGGAAACGCTGGCCTGGGCCAATTCCCAGAGGCTCTGCTAGGAG AAGATTCCAAGCACTTTATGTCAGCGAGAACCTTGTACCATCTGGTGGGGAGATTGACGAGCTTGTTGGTCACACATATCTCTATCTAAAAGAACAACTTGAGCGTGTTGCCGTTCCTCCATCCAGCATACTTCATGGCACCATCATTG ATCAGTTCATTGCTTGTGGTAGGACAGGAGAAAAGGCCCATGAACTTGCTTCAAATATATGGATTGCAGTCATTGACAATTTGGAAGAAAACCAGCAGACATTCATGCTGTTAAAACACCTAGCGCAAGAAGGAGAT TTTTTCCTTCCATTTCCATATTCGAGGTCGTATAAAGTACTGTGGAGGGTGTTTGACAAGCTGTTCACCGACTTCCGTGACTGTTTCAACGGGGCAGATTACCATGAGGCGCTAGCAGGTGCCAAGTCTAGGTTTCAGCCAGTACCTTCTTCATGGCTTGGACATTAG